Proteins from a single region of Streptococcus oralis:
- the ligA gene encoding NAD-dependent DNA ligase LigA, which yields MNERMNELVALLNRYATEYYTSDNPSVSDSEYDRLYRELVELEAAYPDQVLADSPTHRVGGKVLDGFEKYSHQYPLYSLQDAFSREELEAFDARVRKELPQATYICELKIDGLSISLTYEKGILVVGATRGDGSIGENITENLKRVKDIPLTLPEELDITVRGECYMPRASFDQVNQARQENGEPEFANPRNAAAGTLRQLDTAVVAKRNLATFLYQEASPSTRDSQEKVLEHLEQLGFVVNPKRILAKSIDEVWDFIQEVGQEREKLPYDIDGVVIKVNDLAGQEELGFTVKAPKWAVAYKFPAEEKEAQLLSVDWTVGRTGVVTPTANLTPVQLAGTTVSRATLHNVDYIAEKDIRKDDTVIVYKAGDIIPAVLRVVESKRVSEEKLDIPTNCPSCDSQLLHFEDEVALRCINPRCPAQIMEGLIHFASRDAMNITGLGPSIVEKLFDANLVKDVADIYHLKEDDFLLLEGVKEKSASKLYQAIQASKENSAEKLLFGLGIRHVGSKASQLLLQHFHSIENLAQADPEEVASIESLGGVIAQSLQTYFATEGSKILLDELKEAGVNLDYKGQTVVADAALSGLTVVLTGKLERLTRSEAKSKLESLGAKVTGSVSKKTNLVVAGADAGSKLQKAQELGIEVRDEAWLESL from the coding sequence ATGAATGAAAGAATGAATGAGTTAGTTGCCTTACTTAACCGCTATGCGACCGAGTACTATACGAGTGACAATCCCTCGGTTTCAGATAGCGAGTATGATCGCCTCTACCGAGAGTTGGTCGAGTTGGAAGCCGCCTATCCAGATCAAGTTTTAGCGGACAGTCCGACCCATCGTGTTGGTGGTAAGGTTTTAGATGGTTTTGAAAAATACAGTCATCAGTATCCTCTTTATAGTTTGCAGGATGCTTTTTCACGTGAAGAGTTAGAAGCTTTTGATGCGCGTGTTCGAAAGGAATTGCCTCAAGCGACCTATATTTGCGAGCTGAAAATCGATGGTTTGTCTATCTCGCTTACGTATGAAAAAGGGATTTTGGTTGTTGGTGCTACACGTGGAGATGGTTCTATCGGTGAAAATATCACAGAAAACCTCAAGCGTGTCAAGGACATTCCTTTGACCTTGCCAGAAGAACTTGATATCACTGTTCGTGGAGAGTGTTACATGCCACGCGCTTCGTTTGACCAGGTTAACCAAGCTCGCCAAGAAAATGGTGAGCCTGAATTTGCCAATCCTCGTAATGCAGCAGCAGGAACCCTCCGTCAGTTGGATACAGCAGTAGTGGCCAAGCGCAACCTTGCGACTTTCCTCTATCAAGAAGCAAGCCCTTCAACTCGTGATAGCCAAGAAAAGGTCTTGGAGCATCTTGAACAGCTTGGCTTTGTGGTTAATCCTAAACGAATTCTGGCTAAAAGTATAGATGAGGTATGGGATTTCATCCAAGAGGTAGGACAAGAAAGGGAGAAACTGCCTTACGATATCGATGGAGTGGTCATCAAAGTCAACGACCTAGCAGGTCAAGAAGAACTCGGCTTTACCGTTAAAGCGCCCAAGTGGGCAGTCGCCTATAAATTTCCTGCTGAAGAAAAAGAAGCCCAGCTCCTTTCAGTTGACTGGACAGTAGGTCGTACTGGAGTTGTCACGCCAACTGCCAATCTAACACCCGTTCAGCTTGCTGGGACAACTGTTAGCCGTGCCACTCTTCACAACGTAGATTATATTGCTGAAAAGGACATCCGAAAAGACGATACGGTTATCGTTTATAAGGCTGGAGATATCATCCCTGCTGTTTTGCGTGTAGTAGAGTCCAAGCGTGTTTCTGAAGAAAAACTAGATATTCCGACTAACTGTCCGAGCTGTGACAGTCAATTGCTTCATTTTGAAGATGAAGTGGCTCTTCGTTGTATCAATCCTCGCTGTCCTGCCCAAATCATGGAAGGTTTGATTCACTTTGCCTCTCGAGACGCCATGAATATTACAGGCCTTGGTCCATCTATCGTTGAAAAACTTTTTGATGCCAATTTAGTCAAGGATGTGGCGGATATTTACCATTTGAAAGAAGACGATTTCCTCCTTTTAGAAGGTGTCAAGGAAAAATCAGCCTCTAAACTGTATCAAGCCATTCAAGCATCCAAGGAAAACTCTGCTGAAAAGCTCTTGTTTGGTCTGGGAATTCGCCATGTCGGAAGCAAGGCTAGCCAACTCTTGCTCCAACATTTCCACTCTATTGAAAATCTAGCCCAAGCAGACCCAGAGGAAGTAGCAAGTATCGAGAGCTTGGGTGGAGTGATTGCCCAAAGCCTTCAGACTTACTTTGCTACAGAAGGATCGAAGATTCTCTTAGATGAGTTGAAAGAAGCTGGAGTCAATCTGGACTACAAAGGACAGACTGTAGTAGCAGATGCAGCCTTGTCAGGTTTGACAGTTGTATTGACAGGAAAATTGGAACGTCTCACTCGCTCAGAAGCCAAAAGCAAACTCGAAAGTCTAGGTGCCAAAGTTACAGGCAGTGTATCTAAGAAAACGAATCTTGTCGTAGCAGGAGCAGATGCAGGAAGCAAGCTCCAAAAAGCACAAGAACTTGGAATCGAAGTTCGAGATGAAGCTTGGCTAGAAAGTTTGTAA
- the pulA gene encoding type I pullulanase, whose protein sequence is MYRYPVVIHFHRKNGDYAACSFSRKQADVKENLYYENDYFGAKFSFTVTSAERLDSLTFSVEIDGKTKDYLLRFNYYPLLTEVWILDGDETVYYSENPAIASPCYKDRNPFAFDKAFHSESFDHHWGYQGELGYSISDYQTSFKLWAPTATAVQVVVYENTSNDAPIWKTFNLERGNSYSYSHKYNTIGVWSVDLDENLAGKAYQYQIEFPHHQTLTRDPYTIATSPDGKRSVILSQQDRQVEGFKVKHGTDAPWRLENPCKAVICEMHIRDFTKSPTSGVAEHLRGTFLGAAQTGTVNQYGQATAFDYIKELGCNYVQLQPIFDRHKEYDEDGNVTYNWGYDPQNYNAPEPSFSSNPDDPGQVIRDLKTMIQAYHDAGIGVIMDVVYNHTFSTVDAPFQTTVPDYYYRMNPDGTFQNGTGVGNETASEHEMYRKYMIDSLLYWVKEYNIDGFRFDLMGIHDVKTMQAIRWALDEVDPRIITYGEGWDMGTGLAPYDKAKKDNAYQMPNIGFFNDDQRDAIKGGEVYGSIKAGFVSGAATEPIVAKAILGSRELGSYLSPNQVLNYVEAHDNYNLHDLLVTLHPEHSSDKIMRQVETATAMSILMQGMSFIELGQEFGRTKLLATGENGELTAADRERAMNSYNAPDSVNQVNWDLINERQESIDFIRQIIRLKTQTRAFSYPTYEEVYRHVFVHTAAENSGWIVYEIHGEAEHLLVVFNAKGTSFYFENAGNLEMLVSNSRSQESNVIDDISVAVLKVLS, encoded by the coding sequence ATGTATAGATACCCAGTAGTCATCCATTTTCACCGAAAAAATGGGGATTATGCCGCTTGTTCATTCAGTAGAAAACAGGCAGATGTTAAAGAAAATTTGTATTATGAAAATGACTATTTTGGAGCAAAATTCTCCTTTACAGTCACAAGTGCAGAAAGGCTCGATTCTTTGACCTTTTCTGTCGAAATAGATGGTAAGACAAAAGACTATCTTCTACGGTTTAACTATTATCCACTGTTGACTGAGGTTTGGATTTTGGATGGTGATGAGACGGTTTATTATTCTGAAAATCCAGCCATTGCAAGTCCTTGCTATAAAGATCGAAACCCGTTTGCTTTTGATAAAGCCTTTCACAGTGAAAGTTTTGATCACCATTGGGGATACCAAGGAGAGTTGGGCTATAGTATCTCTGACTATCAGACAAGTTTTAAACTCTGGGCTCCAACCGCTACAGCAGTCCAAGTGGTCGTTTATGAAAATACAAGTAACGACGCGCCGATTTGGAAAACCTTTAATCTTGAGCGTGGGAATAGCTATTCATACAGTCATAAGTACAATACCATTGGTGTTTGGAGTGTAGATTTAGACGAAAATCTTGCAGGTAAAGCCTATCAGTATCAGATTGAGTTTCCACACCATCAGACTTTGACACGAGATCCTTACACTATTGCTACAAGCCCTGACGGGAAACGTTCCGTCATTCTCTCTCAGCAAGATAGACAGGTAGAAGGATTTAAAGTCAAGCATGGGACAGACGCTCCTTGGCGTTTGGAAAACCCATGTAAAGCGGTTATCTGTGAGATGCACATTCGTGATTTTACAAAATCGCCGACGTCTGGAGTGGCAGAGCATCTCCGTGGAACTTTCCTTGGCGCTGCGCAGACAGGAACGGTTAACCAGTATGGTCAAGCAACAGCCTTTGACTATATCAAAGAACTCGGCTGTAATTATGTTCAACTCCAACCAATCTTTGATCGCCATAAGGAATATGACGAGGACGGGAATGTAACCTATAACTGGGGCTATGACCCTCAAAACTACAATGCACCAGAACCAAGTTTCTCAAGTAATCCAGATGATCCTGGACAGGTTATTCGAGACCTCAAGACCATGATTCAGGCATATCATGATGCGGGAATCGGTGTTATTATGGATGTCGTTTACAACCATACTTTCTCAACGGTTGATGCACCTTTCCAAACAACTGTCCCTGATTATTACTATCGTATGAATCCAGATGGAACCTTCCAAAACGGAACAGGTGTAGGAAATGAAACCGCAAGCGAACACGAAATGTACCGCAAGTATATGATTGACTCACTCCTTTATTGGGTGAAAGAATACAATATTGACGGTTTCCGTTTCGACTTGATGGGAATTCACGATGTCAAAACCATGCAGGCAATTCGTTGGGCGCTAGATGAGGTTGATCCCCGTATTATCACTTATGGAGAAGGCTGGGATATGGGAACCGGTCTTGCACCTTATGACAAGGCCAAGAAAGACAATGCCTACCAGATGCCAAATATTGGATTCTTCAACGACGATCAGCGTGATGCCATCAAAGGAGGAGAAGTTTACGGCTCAATCAAGGCAGGATTTGTTAGCGGTGCAGCTACAGAACCGATTGTAGCCAAAGCTATTCTTGGTAGCCGAGAGTTGGGTTCATATCTTAGTCCAAACCAAGTTCTTAACTACGTGGAAGCCCACGATAATTACAACTTACATGATTTGTTAGTAACCCTTCATCCAGAACACAGTTCAGATAAGATTATGCGCCAGGTCGAGACGGCAACAGCGATGAGCATTCTTATGCAAGGAATGTCCTTTATAGAGCTAGGTCAAGAATTTGGACGCACCAAACTCCTTGCTACTGGAGAAAATGGCGAGCTGACTGCGGCAGATAGAGAACGTGCCATGAATAGTTACAATGCTCCAGATAGTGTCAACCAGGTCAACTGGGATTTAATCAATGAGAGACAAGAGAGCATTGACTTTATTCGCCAGATTATTCGCCTAAAAACACAAACACGTGCTTTCTCTTATCCTACATATGAAGAAGTTTATCGTCATGTCTTTGTCCATACAGCTGCTGAAAATAGTGGGTGGATTGTTTACGAGATTCATGGTGAAGCAGAGCACTTATTGGTGGTATTCAATGCTAAAGGAACTTCTTTTTACTTTGAAAATGCAGGAAATCTTGAAATGCTGGTATCCAATAGTCGTTCTCAAGAGTCTAATGTGATTGATGATATCAGCGTTGCAGTCTTGAAGGTACTTTCATAG
- a CDS encoding NADP-dependent glyceraldehyde-3-phosphate dehydrogenase produces the protein MTNYQNLVNGKWKSSENEIAIYSPINQEKLGTVPAMSQVEVDEAMKAARTALPAWRDLAPVERAAYLHKTADILERDKEKIGTILAKEVAKGIKAAIGEVVRTADLIRFAAEEGLRITGQAMEGGGFEAASKNKLAIVRREPVGVVLAIAPFNYPVNLSGSKIAPALIAGNVVMFKPPTQGSISALLLAKAFDEAGIPAGVFNTITGRGSEIGDYIIEHKEVNFINFTGSTPIGERIGRLAGMRPIMLELGGKDAAIVLEDADLENAAKQIVGGAFSYSGQRCTAIKRVLVVESVADRLAELLQAEVAKLTVGDPFDNADITPVIDNASADFIWGLIEDAQEKGAKALSTIKRENNLIWPGLFDYVTRDMKLAWEEPFGPVLPIIRVADANEAIEIANESEFGLQSSVFTNDFKKAFEIAEKLEVGTVHINNKTQRGPDNFPFLGVKGSGAGVQGIKYSIEAMTNVKSIVFDVK, from the coding sequence TTGACAAATTATCAGAATTTAGTGAATGGAAAATGGAAATCATCAGAGAATGAAATTGCCATCTATTCTCCCATCAATCAAGAAAAGCTGGGTACAGTACCTGCTATGAGTCAGGTTGAAGTAGATGAGGCTATGAAAGCAGCGCGTACAGCTCTCCCAGCATGGCGTGATTTAGCACCAGTTGAGCGTGCAGCCTATTTGCATAAGACAGCAGACATTTTGGAACGAGATAAAGAAAAAATTGGTACCATTCTTGCCAAAGAGGTTGCAAAAGGGATTAAAGCAGCCATTGGAGAAGTAGTACGTACAGCAGATTTGATCCGTTTTGCTGCTGAGGAAGGTCTCCGTATTACTGGACAAGCAATGGAAGGTGGCGGTTTTGAAGCTGCAAGTAAAAACAAACTAGCCATTGTCCGTCGTGAGCCAGTTGGAGTTGTCTTAGCTATCGCGCCATTTAACTACCCAGTCAACCTTTCTGGATCCAAGATTGCTCCGGCTTTGATTGCAGGGAATGTTGTTATGTTTAAGCCACCAACGCAAGGATCTATTTCTGCTCTCTTGCTAGCTAAAGCATTTGACGAAGCAGGAATCCCAGCAGGTGTCTTTAACACTATCACTGGACGTGGTTCTGAAATCGGAGACTACATCATCGAACACAAGGAAGTGAACTTCATTAACTTTACAGGTTCAACACCGATTGGTGAGCGTATCGGTCGTTTGGCTGGTATGCGCCCAATTATGCTGGAGCTTGGTGGGAAAGATGCAGCAATTGTCTTAGAAGATGCAGATTTAGAAAATGCAGCTAAGCAGATCGTAGGTGGTGCCTTTAGCTACTCTGGTCAACGTTGTACTGCTATCAAACGTGTTTTGGTTGTGGAAAGCGTAGCAGACAGATTGGCTGAATTGCTCCAAGCTGAAGTTGCTAAGCTAACAGTGGGGGATCCATTTGACAATGCAGATATCACACCTGTTATTGATAATGCTTCAGCTGATTTCATCTGGGGATTGATTGAAGATGCTCAGGAAAAAGGAGCCAAAGCGCTCAGCACAATCAAACGTGAGAACAATCTCATTTGGCCAGGACTTTTTGATTATGTCACAAGAGATATGAAATTAGCCTGGGAAGAACCATTTGGACCTGTTCTCCCAATTATCCGTGTCGCTGATGCGAATGAAGCAATAGAAATTGCTAATGAATCAGAGTTCGGTCTTCAATCTTCAGTCTTTACAAATGACTTTAAGAAGGCGTTTGAAATTGCTGAAAAACTTGAAGTGGGTACCGTTCATATTAATAATAAAACACAGCGTGGACCAGATAATTTCCCATTCCTTGGTGTAAAGGGTTCTGGTGCAGGAGTACAAGGAATTAAATACAGTATCGAAGCGATGACAAATGTCAAATCCATTGTTTTTGATGTGAAATAA
- the glgB gene encoding 1,4-alpha-glucan branching protein GlgB, producing the protein MNNQEALRTFTTGENFHLQHYLGAHREEKNGEIGYTFRVWAPNAQAVHLVGDFTNWVENQIPMVRNEAGVWEVFTSQAQEGQIYKYHITRANGYQIMKIDPLAVYFEARPGTGAVLTNIREKKWKDGLWLARRKRLGFFERPVNIYEAHAGSWKRNPDGSPYTFSQLKDELIPYLVEMNYTHIEFMPLMAHPLGLSWGYQLMGYFAFEHSYGTPEEFQDFVEECHINNIGVIVDWVPGHFTINDDALAYYDGTPTFEYQDHNKAHNYGWGALNFDLGKNEVQSFLISSIKFWIDFYHLDGIRVDAVSNMLYLDYDNAPWTPNKDGGNLNYEGYYFLQRLNTVVKLAHPDIMMIAEESSSATKITGMKEMGGLGFDYKWNMGWMNDILRFYEEDPIYRKYDFNLVTFSFMYVFNENYLLPFSHDEVVHGKKSMMHKMWGDRYNQFAGLRNLYTYQICHPGKKLLFMGSEYGQFLEWKSEEQLEWSNLEDPMNAKMKHFTSQLNQFYKDHRCLWEIDTSYDGIEIIDADNRDQSVLSFIRKGKKDEMLVCVFNMAPVERKDFTIGLPVAGIYEEVWNTELEEWGGVWKEHNQTVQTQEGLWKDYEQTLTFTLPAMGASIWKIKRRLKPAKKKE; encoded by the coding sequence ATGAATAATCAAGAAGCATTAAGAACCTTTACTACAGGTGAGAACTTTCACCTTCAGCATTATTTAGGGGCGCATAGAGAGGAAAAAAACGGAGAAATAGGCTATACCTTTAGGGTTTGGGCCCCAAATGCACAAGCAGTTCATCTAGTTGGGGATTTTACTAATTGGGTTGAGAATCAGATTCCTATGGTTCGTAATGAAGCAGGTGTTTGGGAAGTCTTTACGAGTCAAGCTCAGGAAGGTCAGATTTATAAATATCATATCACGCGTGCAAATGGTTACCAGATTATGAAGATTGATCCTTTGGCAGTTTATTTTGAAGCTAGACCAGGTACAGGAGCAGTTCTGACCAATATCCGTGAAAAGAAATGGAAAGATGGTCTTTGGCTAGCACGTCGCAAACGTTTGGGATTTTTCGAGAGACCAGTTAATATATACGAGGCCCATGCAGGATCTTGGAAGAGAAATCCAGATGGTAGTCCCTATACTTTTTCGCAACTGAAGGACGAGTTGATTCCATACTTAGTTGAGATGAACTATACACATATTGAGTTCATGCCTTTAATGGCTCACCCACTTGGATTGAGCTGGGGCTATCAACTTATGGGTTATTTTGCTTTTGAACATTCCTATGGTACACCTGAGGAATTCCAAGATTTCGTAGAAGAGTGTCATATAAATAATATCGGTGTTATCGTAGACTGGGTTCCAGGTCATTTCACTATTAATGATGATGCCTTGGCATATTATGATGGTACACCAACTTTTGAATACCAAGACCACAACAAGGCTCATAACTACGGTTGGGGTGCGCTGAATTTTGACCTCGGAAAAAATGAGGTCCAGTCTTTCTTGATTTCAAGTATTAAATTTTGGATTGATTTTTACCATTTAGATGGTATTCGGGTCGATGCAGTGAGCAATATGCTGTATCTAGATTATGATAATGCTCCTTGGACTCCAAACAAAGACGGTGGAAACCTTAATTACGAGGGTTATTATTTCCTTCAACGTTTGAATACAGTTGTCAAGCTAGCTCATCCAGATATCATGATGATTGCAGAAGAAAGTTCATCAGCGACAAAGATTACTGGCATGAAAGAAATGGGTGGTCTTGGATTTGACTATAAATGGAATATGGGCTGGATGAACGATATCCTCCGTTTCTACGAGGAAGATCCGATTTATCGCAAGTATGACTTTAATCTTGTGACTTTTAGCTTTATGTATGTCTTCAATGAAAACTATCTCTTGCCTTTCTCACATGATGAAGTAGTTCATGGTAAGAAGAGTATGATGCATAAGATGTGGGGGGATCGCTACAATCAGTTCGCTGGTCTGCGCAATCTCTACACCTATCAAATTTGTCATCCAGGTAAGAAACTCTTGTTCATGGGTAGTGAGTACGGGCAATTCCTCGAGTGGAAGTCTGAGGAGCAGTTGGAGTGGTCTAATCTAGAAGATCCGATGAATGCCAAGATGAAGCATTTTACTTCTCAACTCAATCAATTCTATAAAGACCATCGCTGTCTGTGGGAAATTGATACTAGTTACGATGGCATCGAGATTATCGATGCTGATAATAGAGATCAGAGTGTCCTTTCCTTTATTCGTAAGGGCAAGAAGGACGAAATGTTAGTCTGTGTCTTTAATATGGCACCAGTTGAACGTAAGGACTTTACGATTGGTTTACCTGTTGCAGGTATTTACGAAGAAGTTTGGAATACAGAATTAGAAGAATGGGGAGGTGTGTGGAAAGAGCACAATCAAACAGTTCAGACTCAAGAAGGCTTATGGAAAGATTATGAGCAGACTTTGACCTTTACCTTGCCTGCCATGGGAGCAAGCATCTGGAAGATCAAGCGTCGTTTGAAACCAGCTAAGAAAAAAGAATAA
- a CDS encoding glucose-1-phosphate adenylyltransferase produces MKNEMLALILAGGQGTRLGKLTQSIAKPAVQFGGRYRIIDFALSNCANSGIHNVGVITQYQPLALNNHIGNGSSWGLDGISSGVSILQPYSASEGNRWFEGTSHAIYQNIDYIDSVNPEYVLILSGDHIYKMDYDDMLQSHKDNNASLTVAVLDVPLKEASRFGIMNTDANNRIVEFEEKPAQPKSTKASMGIYIFDWKRLRNMLVAAEKSNVDMSDFGKNVIPNYLESGESVYAYEFNGYWKDVGTIESLWEANMEYISPENALDSRNRQWKIYSRNLISPPNFFGAHAHVEDSLVVDGCFVDGTVKRSILSTEAQVREGAEVVDSVIMSGAIIGYGAKITRAIIGEGAIIADGVEIDGTDEVQVVGYNEVVGVATDED; encoded by the coding sequence ATGAAGAATGAAATGCTAGCTTTGATCCTTGCGGGTGGGCAAGGAACACGTCTCGGAAAACTCACTCAAAGCATTGCCAAACCGGCAGTGCAATTCGGTGGGCGCTACCGTATCATTGACTTCGCTCTTTCCAACTGTGCAAACTCTGGAATCCATAATGTTGGTGTGATTACTCAGTACCAACCTCTTGCTTTGAATAACCATATCGGAAATGGTTCTAGCTGGGGATTGGATGGCATCAGTTCAGGTGTCTCTATTTTACAACCTTATTCAGCCAGCGAAGGAAACCGTTGGTTTGAAGGGACTAGTCACGCTATCTACCAAAACATTGACTACATCGACAGTGTTAATCCTGAGTATGTTTTGATTCTTTCTGGTGACCACATCTACAAGATGGACTACGATGACATGCTTCAGTCCCATAAGGATAACAATGCCAGTTTGACAGTAGCAGTCCTAGACGTACCTCTCAAAGAAGCTAGCCGTTTTGGTATCATGAATACAGATGCCAATAACCGTATCGTTGAATTCGAAGAAAAACCTGCGCAACCTAAGTCTACAAAGGCTTCTATGGGAATTTATATTTTTGACTGGAAACGACTTCGCAATATGCTTGTTGCTGCTGAAAAGAGCAATGTGGATATGTCAGACTTTGGGAAGAACGTTATCCCTAACTATCTCGAGTCTGGTGAAAGTGTCTATGCTTATGAATTTAATGGCTACTGGAAAGATGTTGGTACGATTGAGTCACTTTGGGAAGCCAATATGGAGTACATTTCGCCAGAAAATGCTTTGGATAGCCGCAATCGTCAATGGAAAATTTACTCAAGAAACTTGATTTCACCACCCAACTTCTTTGGAGCACATGCACACGTTGAAGATTCATTGGTCGTGGATGGCTGTTTTGTAGATGGAACTGTTAAACGTTCGATTCTTTCAACAGAAGCACAAGTACGTGAAGGTGCTGAGGTCGTTGATTCTGTCATCATGAGCGGAGCTATTATTGGCTATGGAGCAAAGATTACTCGTGCTATTATTGGTGAGGGTGCCATTATTGCAGACGGCGTAGAGATTGACGGAACTGACGAAGTACAAGTAGTAGGATACAATGAAGTAGTGGGGGTAGCAACAGATGAAGATTGA
- the glgD gene encoding glucose-1-phosphate adenylyltransferase subunit GlgD — protein sequence MKIDKYSAILGNTVGFHDMSTLTEHRPVASLPFGGKYRLIDFPLSSLANAGVRSIFGIFQQDNISSVFDHIRSGREWGLSTLLSHYYLGIYNTRVESSTVGKEYYQQLLTYLRRSGSNQTVSINCDVLVNIDLNQVFHLHNTTKGPITVVYKKLPKKDISDVNAILEIDETDHVRSHKLFDNKSTDELFNMSTDIFVVDTPWLIEQLEEEAQKEYPEKLRYVLRDLAAKEGAFAYEYTGYLANIHSVQSYYQANIDMLESKKFYSLFSPNQKIYTKVKNEEPTYYANTSKVSTSQFASGSIIEGEVVQSVLSRNIYVHKDSVVKDSILFPRVVIGQGAQVEYAILDKGVEVADGVVIRGTAEHPVVVKKGETVTEDIYS from the coding sequence ATGAAGATTGATAAATATTCAGCCATTTTAGGAAACACAGTTGGTTTTCATGATATGTCAACGTTAACAGAACACCGTCCGGTGGCTAGCTTGCCTTTCGGTGGGAAATACCGTTTGATTGACTTCCCCCTTTCCAGTCTTGCAAACGCAGGTGTTCGTAGTATCTTTGGTATTTTCCAACAAGATAATATCAGCTCAGTATTCGACCATATCCGTTCAGGTCGTGAGTGGGGCTTGTCCACCCTTCTAAGTCACTACTATCTAGGAATTTATAATACTCGTGTTGAAAGCAGTACAGTTGGAAAAGAGTATTACCAACAGCTTCTTACCTACTTGAGACGTTCAGGTTCAAACCAAACCGTTTCGATTAACTGCGATGTGCTGGTGAATATTGACTTGAATCAAGTCTTCCATCTACACAATACAACGAAAGGTCCGATCACAGTTGTATATAAGAAACTTCCGAAGAAAGACATTTCAGATGTGAATGCTATCTTAGAAATTGATGAAACAGACCATGTTCGTTCGCATAAACTCTTTGATAACAAGTCTACGGATGAACTCTTCAACATGTCTACAGATATCTTTGTTGTGGATACTCCTTGGTTGATTGAACAACTTGAAGAAGAGGCTCAGAAAGAATATCCTGAAAAGCTGCGCTATGTTCTTCGTGATTTAGCTGCAAAAGAAGGAGCTTTTGCTTACGAATACACAGGCTACTTAGCGAACATTCATTCTGTTCAGTCCTATTATCAAGCAAACATCGATATGCTTGAATCTAAAAAATTCTACTCTCTTTTCTCACCAAATCAAAAGATTTATACAAAAGTTAAGAATGAAGAACCAACCTACTACGCGAATACTTCAAAAGTAAGTACTTCTCAGTTTGCTTCTGGTAGTATCATTGAGGGTGAAGTAGTTCAGTCAGTCCTATCTCGTAACATTTATGTTCACAAAGATAGTGTGGTGAAGGACAGCATTTTATTCCCTCGTGTTGTGATTGGGCAAGGAGCCCAGGTTGAATATGCCATTCTAGACAAGGGAGTTGAGGTTGCGGACGGTGTTGTCATTCGAGGCACAGCAGAACATCCAGTTGTAGTGAAGAAGGGTGAAACAGTAACAGAGGATATTTATTCATGA